The following are encoded together in the Fusarium keratoplasticum isolate Fu6.1 chromosome 1, whole genome shotgun sequence genome:
- a CDS encoding NodB-like proteiny domain-containing protein, which translates to MAHPFSLNLFPSPLHYTTLEAQLASPTTASLPLLPYRRLREEHARATHSRVWVLRLPQLLLDAPMVRFSLFRLPTKLRRRVRRNRMATLIALVVLVGLLVFPFYSAYCIYKPPRFLIGWLRRKYPDVLFEETTDQKIIALSIDDAPSAHTDEIMQVLQENNAHATFFVIGSQVEGRKDKLVKLVKNGHELGNHAMHDEPSRSLSNEQLLKEVHMVKEMLTEAYAANGKILDNNYFRPGSGLFNWRMRDVLGNQGFRITLGSVYPHDPQIPYPDTNAKHILSMAHPGAIIICHDRRSWTLPMLRIVLPELKRQGYKIVTITELVKSVSSQTLRQ; encoded by the coding sequence ATGGCGCATCCCTTTTCACTCAACCTCTTTCCATCTCCCCTCCACTACACCACGCTCGAGGCTCAACTtgcatctccaacaacagcctccctccctctcctcccatACCGACGCCTCAGGGAGGAGCATGCGCGGGCTACACATTCTCGTGTGTGGGTCCTCCGGCTGCCGCAACTCTTGCTAGATGCCCCAATGGTCCGATTCTCCCTCTTCCGCCTGCCCACCAAGCTCCGGCGAAGGGTCAGGCGCAACCGCATGGCGACTctcatcgccctcgtcgtcctcgtagGCCTCCTGGTCTTTCCCTTCTACTCGGCATACTGCATCTACAAGCCTCCGCGTTTCCTCATCGGCTGGCTACGCAGGAAATATCCCGACGTTCTCTTCGAGGAGACGACCGACCAAAAGATCATTGCCCTGTCCATCGATGATGCGCCCTCCGCACACACGGACGAGATTATGCAGGTTCTGCAGGAGAACAATGCACACGCCACCTTCTTTGTCATAGGCTCCCAGGTCGAGGGTCGCAAGGATAAACTGGTCAAGCTGGTCAAGAATGGCCACGAGCTGGGCAACCATGCCATGCACGATGAGCCCTCGAGGTCACTCAGCAATGAGCAGCTGCTGAAGGAGGTTcacatggtcaaggagatgctgACAGAGGCGTACGCGGCCAATGGAAAGATCCTCGACAACAACTACTTCCGTCCAGGCTCGGGCCTATTCAACTGGCGAATGCGTGATGTGCTGGGAAACCAGGGCTTTCGCATAACGCTGGGGAGTGTTTATCCACACGACCCTCAGATTCCTTACCCAGacaccaacgccaaacaCATCTTGAGCATGGCTCATCCAGGTGCTATCATCATCTGCCACGATCGAAGGTCGTGGACACTGCCCATGCTGCGTATCGTTCTTCCCGAGCTTAAGCGGCAGGGATACAAGATTGTCACCATCACTGAGCTCGTGAAATCTGTGTCGTCACAGACCCTAAGACAGTGA